The Penicillium psychrofluorescens genome assembly, chromosome: 2 nucleotide sequence ACGACGAGCCCCGCCAGTACAGCGGGTTCGAAATGCCGGGAtatgacgacgatgaagacgaggatgatggattCCGCGAGCTTGCTGTTCTGGAACTCAGCGATCCCAAACTTCTCCAGCCTGCGAATGTGCATGGTCAGATGGATAGCGTGTCAGTCAATtgaatttcttctttttctcccgGTCTACATTCTTTGCAATGTTCATGTGCTTACTTGTTTCCAAGTCCTGTATCTGTAATTGAAGATTCTATGCCGAGTGCTCAGCCTGCTTCGGGTCTGGCTGGAATGGACATCGATGAGGATACACTGGTCACCGACAGCGGacaaccaccatccccacCTAACCCTGCGCCACCGTCTGAACAACCCTCGGCTCCTGTCGCCGCACAGGCAAACGGAACCGATGACCGCAGTCAAAGTTCACGGGTCTCATCGCCCGCTTTTCTCGGATTTCCCTCTCCCCAGGTGGAAGTACACTCCTCGCAGCGCTCAGTTTCAGGACACGATCCGCTCGAGACAAGCATACTTGATGGGCAGACCCTGATCGGAGAGGCGCAGCTAGCTCCGGCAGACAGTTCCAACCAGGAAATATCATTTTTATCAAACGGGCAGTCTGGCGAACCCGATGCGCAGGTCGACAATCACGAAGTCGTTCATCCTTCGGAGATGCAGTCGTCTCAAGTTGAATACTACGACGCAGCGATGAGCGCGTCCCGGGCTGAGATTGGGGCACCACAAAACGGTCTAGGGTCGAGTCAATGGGATACCTTCCTGAAGTCGTTGAAGAACTCGACTGACTctgaggaggatgaggatgaggatgaggatgaagaagaacatgacCAACTCCCGGACTTTGACCAGGAGAATGGAGATGGTCTGAACATCTCCCCAGACCCATCGCCAAAGGCACAAGCCAACCTATCCAAGCGCAAATCCCCACCAAGCGGCCAAAAGGACACTCCTACTCCCTCTCAGCCTCTGCCGAATCTCGACCTCGACTCCCCGGCAGCTTCCACCCGCTCTCGCTCCAGACGCTCTCTTCGTTCTCGCTCATCTCGAAACTCCCAGGTCCAACCATCGCAGACGTCTGCCGCAGTTGACCTAACCTTATCCAGCAGTTCACCGCCAGAGAACTCACAGCAGTCACAGTCCCAATCGAAGAGCGATGAAGATAGCGGGCGTCGGTCGTCGGGACGGCGAACCAGGACGTCTGGCAAAGTGCAGCGGTTGTCCCAGGTTAGCATTGGCCGTCGTTGATctggatttcttccttcGTTTGTATCTAATAGTTTCTTGTGTATCTTATTCACTCATTCAATCCCCATGTGAAAAGCATTATCCGCATAACTCTGTAGATAGTTAGATCATGTATTATTTTCTTGTGGAATGGATTATACGATCCTCCCTTATACTAGTCTGACAATCCGCCCGCCATGATTGGCTCCGGCCAGTATCCAGGGGTGATGTCATCCCGAGTATATGAATCACTGCATATCGTCTGCCttgctctctttcttcccttgttcttcttcttctctccctctaATTGACCATGAGAAGAGCACCGGTCTCTCTACCTAGAATCCATCCCCGCCCACGGCATCTCTCCATCCAATCCCGTTCATCAATCCCCAAACCCGGCCGGTGTAACCACTGCCGCCAGAATCCCAGCTGTGCTTGCCCCTGCTGTGCCCGTCATTCTTCCCTGCCTTTAGGTACTGCGTTTAACCCCTCACGCAGCTTATTACCAATCCTCTCTGCTGCACCTTCTCCCTCTatttcttcctcgcccttccTCCATCTTAATAAACTCATTCGCACATTAACGACAAAATCAAATACAAATACTACATCATCCAACATGGCTCAAGAATACAAATTGAAGGATATCACCTCCTTCGCGGACATTGCTCCCATGGAGAAAATCGAGTGCGAGGTCGAGGGTGTCCCGGAGGGAAAAGTTCTCGTTCTGAAGCATGACGGCCAGGTGCATGCCCTCGGTGCTCACTGTACGCATTACGGCGCGCCCATGAAGCTGGGTGTTGTGGCCCCCGATGGAAGGATCACTTGTCCTTGGCATGGAGGTTTGTCTCTTCCCTTGTCTCTCCTCCTGTCATTGTAGCGAAAATAATAAGCAGGGAGTACGAGAAAGCTAATTAATATGAATCAGCCTGCTTCAAGATCAGCACCGGAGACGTGGAAGACGCCCCCGCGCCGAACGCGCTGAACAAGTTCGATGTGTTTGAGAAGAACGGCGCCGTGTATATCCGCGGTACTGAGGCCGATATCAAGGCTGGGCAGCGGAACCCGGTCATCAAGTGCAGTGTTTCGCAGCCGGAGGAGCGAGTCGTTATTGTCGGCGGGTATGTTTGGGCCTTGTTTCTACACCACCTCATTACCTATTCTAACACCCAACCAGTGGAAGCGGCACCCTGGGGGTCGTGCAGACCCTGCGCGAACTAAAGTACCCAGGCCACATCACCATGATCTCTCGCGAGCCGAACCTCATCATCGACCGGACCAAGCTCTCCAAAGCCCTGATCGCAGACGCATCCAAGATCGAATGGCGGCCAAAAGAGTGGTACGACGAGGCAGCGATCGAGACAATCTCGGACGAGGTGACGGCCGTGGAtttcgagaagaagtccgTGTCCACGCGCTCCGGGAAAGACATCCCATACACGAAACTGGTTCTTGCGACGGGCGGCGAGCCGCgtctcctccctctgccgGGCTTCAAGGCCGGCGAGCTGGGCAATATCTTCACGCTGCGCGGGGTCGCCGATGTGCAGGCCATTCTTGGCGCGGCCGGctcggggaagaagaatgttgttgttgttgggagCTCGTTTATTGGGATGGAGGTCGGTAATGCCCTGTCCAAGGACCACTCCGTCACGATTGTTGGGATGGAGAGCGCGCCCATGGAGCGAGTGATGGGTGCCGAGGTCGGGCGGGTTTTCCAGAAGAATCTGGAGAAGAACGGGATCGTCTTCAAGCTGTCGGCGGGtgtggccaaggccgaggcctCTGCCTCGAATGCGCAGAGTGTCGGCGCAGTGCATCTCAAGGATGGAACCGTTCTGCCTGCCGACCTGGTCGTTCTGGGTGTGGGTGTTCGGCCCGCCACggatttcctgcgcgacAATGCCTCTATCTcgctggagaaggatggCTCCATCGCCACAGACACGCACTTCGCCGTGCCTGGTTTGGACAACTCTGTCTTTGCAATCGGTGATATCGCAACCTTCCCCTACCGCGGCCCAGGCGCCGATGTAGCCAACGGCGGCTCCCCCACGCGCATCGAGCACTGGAACGTGGCGCAGAACTCCGGCCGCGGTGTCGCGCGGGCGATCGTCCATTCTCGTCGCAGCTCGCTCTCTTCCCTACCAGCCAAGGCTTTCATCCCCATTTTCTGGTCCGCCCTTGGGGCCCAGCTGCGCTACTGCGGAAACACTGTCCATGGGTATGACGACGTCCTGCTCCGTGGGGAGCCCGAGAATGGCAAGTTCGTGGCGTACTACAGTAAAGGAGACACCATTGTTGCGGTGGCTACGATGGGCGTGGACCCGGTGATGGCCAAGTCGGCCGAGCTGATGCGGCGTGGGAACATGCCTtcgaagaaggagattgTGGATGGGGTTGATGTGCTCCAGGTTGGTGTGCCGGAGGGAATCAGGATgtgaaagaagaagtagtCATGATATATATGAATGAACTGTTTTCTGTTAACTATTAAATTCGAGTTTTCAGTAGCAAGCATGTACACATGGCCCATCCTTTGAAAAGCACCGGAACGCCCTGTAAAAAAAATAACGATGACAGTATATATGCGGGCTCTAgttcgccttctccttgtccttcttcttcgacttggacttgcttttcttcttctt carries:
- a CDS encoding uncharacterized protein (ID:PFLUO_003517-T1.cds;~source:funannotate); the encoded protein is MAQEYKLKDITSFADIAPMEKIECEVEGVPEGKVLVLKHDGQVHALGAHCTHYGAPMKLGVVAPDGRITCPWHGACFKISTGDVEDAPAPNALNKFDVFEKNGAVYIRGTEADIKAGQRNPVIKCSVSQPEERVVIVGGGSGTLGVVQTLRELKYPGHITMISREPNLIIDRTKLSKALIADASKIEWRPKEWYDEAAIETISDEVTAVDFEKKSVSTRSGKDIPYTKLVLATGGEPRLLPLPGFKAGELGNIFTLRGVADVQAILGAAGSGKKNVVVVGSSFIGMEVGNALSKDHSVTIVGMESAPMERVMGAEVGRVFQKNLEKNGIVFKLSAGVAKAEASASNAQSVGAVHLKDGTVLPADLVVLGVGVRPATDFLRDNASISLEKDGSIATDTHFAVPGLDNSVFAIGDIATFPYRGPGADVANGGSPTRIEHWNVAQNSGRGVARAIVHSRRSSLSSLPAKAFIPIFWSALGAQLRYCGNTVHGYDDVLLRGEPENGKFVAYYSKGDTIVAVATMGVDPVMAKSAELMRRGNMPSKKEIVDGVDVLQVGVPEGIRM